A window of Quercus robur chromosome 12, dhQueRobu3.1, whole genome shotgun sequence genomic DNA:
ATTCAATATAAAGGTTTCTTTTTATGTTATCTTTCCagtcaaattttttaactttgtttCAGTTCTTATACTTATGTCATTTACCTCTATCTCTGTTTTATCCTTcacgtttttctttttctctttttataatttttgttttcaaactttttcaaaatttcgtTTCACGAGAAACCAGATTACTAGTTTACCATCGATGTCAGTGTAAAGTAGAGTTAGGGAAAAAGTTATGGGAGGACTCTTCTTTCCAACATCACGTACAATTTCTTATGTAAAGCAATATGATCTTCTTGTTGCAGTGACTTCAAACATTCATTGCCTGAGCACCATGATGAAGTGCATAGCGGTAAGGTTTTAAGTACAAATTTGCAATAAATAATCATGCACATCTAATCATACAATCTTTTAATTGGCTTTTCTTTTgtgatgttttgttttttggtccTTTATAATCGTAGACCAATATTTGAACTTCTCAGTTTAAATTCCAATGCTTCAATTAAACGATCTTTAACTTTTGGTTATTTCTATTTGATCTTTACTGGGAGTTTGATGCTAAACTCATATGTGATAACAACCTGGAGTGCATTTCCAATCCATCATAAATGTTAATATGTCTatgttattataatttttcagcTAGGTGCAGTTGAGTTCTTGCGGAAGCCACTTTCTGAGGAGAAACTCAGGAATATTTGGCAGCATGTGGTTCACAAGGTCTGTCTGAATTTCTGGAAGCATAGTGTTTGGACTTACTATTAGATATATAGTACAATTATTGAGAGcagaaaaattattatgttgTAAATACTGTGCAGGCATTCAATGCTGGGGGTAGCAACCTCTCTGAATCACTAAAGCCTGTCAAAGAGTCTGTAGTGTCCATGCTGCAGCTACAAGTGGAAAATGGAGAACCTGAGAATAGAATATCAATGGAAACTGAAAATGAGTCCCTTGTTCATGAAAATGACAAGGAGCACTCAGCAGGAAGTGATAAGTACCCAGCTCCTTCGACCCCACAATTGAAACAGGGAACACGGTTACTGGATGATGGGGATTGCCAAGATCAAACTAACTGCTCAACAGAAAAAGAGATCGGTGAGCAAGATGGGGAATCTAAATCTGTCGAAACTACTTGTGGTGATTCAATTTGTGTAGGCACTCTTCAGGAGGACAAACTTCAAATACCAGAAAAGAATCTGGtcaaagaggaagaggagtCTGCTGATGGTTTTAAAAGTGAGAGAAAGGTGTCTCATCAACTACATAATATAGATAGTCTCAGCAACAAAGGAGATGATTGTGCTGAAAAACCAATTAAACCATCTCAACCTCATAATTCATGTGGGGCTAGATCTAATcggaagaagatgaaggtaaTCTAATTTATGAAAGTTATAGCAACTTTTTGAAGAACTCCCCGATATTGCCTGATGTTTAGAGTACATAGACTAATTTGTCCCATATGATCCAATAATTTGAGAATACGTAGGTGCTCCTAACCACAATAACTTCCTAAACAACTAAAATTCACttaaaagttctaaaaaattgTCCAAGTACTTGGTTTTATGATTGGCATACGAAGTCATCCATGTAACAAGCCAATGAGTGATTGCCATGTGCGAGCTTGTTACATGGGGACTTGATATGCCTGTCACAAGATAAACTTTCTTGTTATGAAGGCCTTAGAGTAAGTTCTTTTACTTTACATTTGAAACTTATGGTTTTGGTATTACAGTTTTCAACTGCATGTGATGCCGTGGTCAATTCACATCTTCTTGAAggaatgttaatttttttttttaaatgggagcATGTTTGAAGTCTAAACAAGTCAACCATAGATCACTGATCCATAATCCATTAAATAACTAAAACTCTGAGTAAATAACAACACAATTCTCAAAGTTTTGAGAAAATTCGATGTCTAAGGAGAGTCTTTTTCACCAGTATATGTAATTTTGTACCATTGTGATTATACTTAGAGGTTTCATATCAATAGCATACCcgtttctgttttgtttttcttctttcggTCATATCTTCATGATCAGTTTTATAGGTACTACTGTAGTAAAAAATATTCACTAATTTAAATTTGTGTTAGGTTAGCATTTGGACATGGTAACCATCATATTATATTTTgatatgtattttttgttttggtttcagGTAGACTGGACACAAGAACTGCACAAGAAGTTTGTGCATGCAGTGGAGCAACTAGGTGTTGATCATGCCATTCCTTCTCGGATACTAGAGCTCATGAAAGTGGAAGGTTTAACAAGGCATAATGTAGCAAGCCATCTCCAGGTTGGTATTCTGTATTGCTATTACCACCCAATCTGGTTCtgtttcaatatgattttcattttcttgatgAAAGACTCGAACTTATTTGCTAAGCTCTCCAGATATTGTATCTAAAAATTTTTTCCATGGTAAACCTTTTTTCACATCATGCCATCTTTTAGACATTAATTTAATACTGAGATTCATATTGACATGACAATGAATGAACGTGATTGGAAAATACTAAAACTATTACCATTATTACTACAAAATGCATACAAATTGATAT
This region includes:
- the LOC126710560 gene encoding two-component response regulator-like APRR2 isoform X2, producing MGVTNFSKLLRTCQPLLGAVEFLRKPLSEEKLRNIWQHVVHKAFNAGGSNLSESLKPVKESVVSMLQLQVENGEPENRISMETENESLVHENDKEHSAGSDKYPAPSTPQLKQGTRLLDDGDCQDQTNCSTEKEIGEQDGESKSVETTCGDSICVGTLQEDKLQIPEKNLVKEEEESADGFKSERKVSHQLHNIDSLSNKGDDCAEKPIKPSQPHNSCGARSNRKKMKVDWTQELHKKFVHAVEQLGVDHAIPSRILELMKVEGLTRHNVASHLQKYRMHRRHILPKEQERRWPRSRDLMQRNYYQQRPVMAYPPYHSNHTLSTAPIYPVWGQPGSQQAGAQLWGQPGYPAWQPTNNWHWNPYPGMPADHAWGCPVVPPTHHPYTSYPQNAAEFYHAGAVDNSCGMPPVDHHPEEEVIDKVVKEAIGKPWLPLPLGLKPPSTDSVLAELCKQGISTIPPNINSSKPR